A genomic segment from Agrobacterium vitis encodes:
- a CDS encoding AsmA family protein, with the protein MLGRLFIAFGGLVVVALFAALLAPLFVNWTDFRKDFEDQASRLLGKKVVVHGAVEARILPFPSITMNDVTVGPGTDGKTLAHVARFSMDAELAPFLSGEARIFAMRIEQPNVRLRLLPDGSLDWLQGSQPSLPGRNVVLEKVTVVDGALTLVDQQTGRTRQVSGLNADMTARSLAGPWTVLGQGALDGQSGNFSLSSLQPDPAKGAVPVKIHIAPDATPVDIDLSGDLALVDKRPTLQGSFLAALRANAEDGQVSAPMGNPVLPPRIKGKFELANDRVRVPEYRMEIGASDQPYIITGEATLDSGKAPEFLLTAEGQQIDVDKLTPTLPKGKTGRQMQNSARQRIQSLIALADRIPIPDMPGRASLKLPAIVAGDTVIRDITLDLRPAGTGWQVDKAVATLPGRTQAEASGRLQLKGQASFNGSLLVASSQPSGLASWLSGDVDPAIRQLRTAGFSANVNLTSDLQRFEKLELAIGPASLHGRLERRSADGAMPSLSFDLAGNAFDFDATKALASLVSGDASDDALLSHQIAGNIKVDAFLAFGITARDVDGLFTYKDGGFSVRKLDIGNLAGASIKATGEATGSLADYSGKAQVMLHADDISGFLAMLHQQLPQHPLLARLASSGQWYSDADIVVNARFGDAQYGGLQVDLQGKANGTAVNAAYRQDSLFDVFDDSEKSFSLTAANEEPSALLGQLGFDPLPVPMDGGAKLTLQLKQQGTAPADGQMSLTAGATRLGVSGTVNLGAELFLQGKGKVELASDDIAPLLIMNAVSLPGIDTGLPITLTGDIERQGDNKTQLNDIKGAVAGDGLSGSLVLEPTASAVKIGGAVAVDTLDLEWLASTVIGPVKDAASDALSAANVHPPVWGDMQMDIGLKAGTLDLGPLPAARDVAARLTLVDGGMALEDLSGTLFGGALSGRMSLANNQGTAFLRSRLSLANADLGKIWPDSGLSGQARLQVMAEGSGSSAQGLLGSVNGSGQVDLSALTIPELDLSSFPALSAAFGTATSEVTAEQVSAALTPLLARAPARLGDVTMPFTLSDGKARMQGVKVPAKDAAIETQAVVTVASGDVDADVQIAFDPATAVSTPGEAGAAQTGSGQATAGDAAPTVHLLLTGPLAAPKRQLDVREMASYLSLQAFERERRRVETLQAAVLEKQRLRREVAYYTALAAERAAAQAKAAAAADAAARAAEAAARAADRGAGNAAPSTPRDGPNNGFKLELQDLPGVQ; encoded by the coding sequence GTGCTAGGCAGACTGTTCATCGCGTTTGGCGGATTGGTCGTGGTGGCGCTGTTTGCCGCGCTTCTAGCGCCGCTTTTCGTCAACTGGACGGATTTCCGCAAGGATTTCGAGGATCAGGCCAGCCGTCTTCTCGGTAAAAAGGTGGTGGTCCACGGCGCTGTCGAGGCACGTATCCTGCCGTTTCCGTCGATCACGATGAATGACGTTACGGTCGGGCCGGGCACCGATGGCAAGACGCTGGCGCATGTGGCGCGGTTTTCCATGGATGCCGAGCTTGCGCCGTTTCTGTCTGGTGAGGCCCGGATTTTCGCTATGCGGATCGAGCAGCCGAATGTGCGGCTGAGACTGTTGCCGGACGGTTCGCTGGACTGGTTGCAGGGCAGCCAGCCAAGCCTGCCGGGCCGCAATGTCGTGCTGGAAAAAGTCACTGTTGTCGATGGCGCTCTGACCCTGGTCGATCAGCAGACAGGCCGCACCCGCCAGGTCAGCGGTCTGAATGCCGATATGACGGCCCGCTCGCTGGCTGGTCCGTGGACGGTGTTGGGGCAGGGGGCGCTGGATGGCCAGTCCGGCAATTTCTCGCTGTCCAGCCTGCAACCGGACCCGGCCAAGGGCGCGGTGCCGGTGAAAATCCATATCGCGCCTGATGCAACACCTGTCGATATCGACCTGTCCGGCGATCTCGCGCTTGTCGACAAGCGCCCGACATTGCAGGGTAGCTTCCTGGCTGCCTTGCGCGCCAATGCCGAGGACGGTCAGGTAAGCGCACCAATGGGCAACCCGGTGCTGCCGCCGCGCATCAAGGGCAAGTTCGAACTGGCCAATGATCGGGTGCGGGTACCGGAATACCGGATGGAAATCGGCGCCAGCGACCAGCCCTACATCATCACCGGCGAGGCGACGCTGGATAGCGGCAAGGCGCCGGAATTCCTGCTGACAGCCGAGGGCCAGCAGATCGACGTCGATAAGTTGACGCCCACCCTGCCGAAGGGCAAGACCGGTCGCCAAATGCAGAATTCCGCCCGCCAGCGCATCCAGTCGCTGATAGCGCTGGCAGACCGGATCCCCATTCCCGACATGCCGGGTCGCGCCAGCCTGAAACTGCCGGCGATTGTCGCAGGCGATACCGTTATCAGAGACATCACCCTGGATCTGCGGCCCGCCGGAACCGGCTGGCAGGTGGACAAGGCGGTTGCCACCCTGCCGGGCCGCACCCAGGCGGAAGCATCGGGACGGTTGCAGTTGAAGGGGCAGGCATCGTTTAACGGTTCGCTGCTGGTGGCCTCAAGCCAGCCTTCCGGGCTGGCTTCCTGGCTGTCGGGCGATGTCGATCCGGCCATCCGGCAATTGCGCACGGCGGGTTTTTCCGCCAACGTCAACCTGACCTCTGACCTGCAACGGTTCGAAAAGCTTGAACTGGCCATCGGGCCAGCCAGCCTGCATGGCCGTCTTGAGCGTCGATCAGCCGATGGCGCCATGCCCAGCCTGTCCTTTGATCTCGCTGGCAATGCCTTCGACTTCGATGCAACGAAGGCACTGGCCTCGCTGGTGTCCGGCGATGCCAGCGACGATGCACTGCTGAGCCACCAGATCGCCGGGAACATCAAGGTCGATGCCTTTTTGGCATTCGGCATCACAGCGCGTGATGTGGACGGGCTGTTTACCTACAAGGATGGCGGGTTTTCAGTGCGCAAGCTGGATATCGGCAATCTTGCCGGTGCCAGTATCAAGGCGACTGGCGAAGCCACCGGCTCGCTTGCCGATTATAGCGGCAAGGCGCAGGTCATGCTGCATGCTGACGACATCAGCGGATTTCTGGCCATGCTGCATCAGCAATTGCCGCAGCACCCGCTGCTCGCCCGGCTGGCGTCCAGTGGACAATGGTATTCCGATGCCGATATCGTGGTGAATGCCCGTTTTGGCGATGCCCAGTATGGCGGCTTGCAGGTCGATCTACAGGGCAAGGCGAATGGCACGGCGGTCAATGCCGCCTATCGGCAGGACAGCCTGTTTGATGTGTTCGACGATTCTGAGAAGAGCTTTTCGCTGACCGCTGCCAATGAAGAACCTTCGGCGCTGTTGGGTCAGCTTGGCTTCGATCCGCTGCCGGTGCCGATGGATGGCGGTGCGAAACTGACCCTGCAATTAAAGCAGCAGGGCACCGCGCCAGCGGATGGCCAGATGTCGCTTACGGCAGGGGCGACCCGGCTTGGGGTGAGCGGAACGGTCAATCTCGGTGCCGAACTGTTCTTGCAGGGCAAGGGCAAGGTGGAACTGGCCAGCGACGATATTGCCCCATTGCTGATCATGAATGCAGTCAGTCTCCCCGGCATCGACACCGGTCTGCCGATCACCCTAACCGGCGACATCGAGCGGCAGGGCGACAACAAGACTCAATTGAACGATATCAAAGGCGCGGTTGCGGGCGATGGCTTGTCCGGCTCGCTGGTGCTGGAGCCAACGGCTTCAGCGGTTAAAATCGGCGGTGCGGTTGCGGTGGATACGCTTGATCTCGAGTGGCTCGCATCGACGGTGATCGGTCCGGTCAAGGATGCCGCATCGGATGCCTTATCAGCGGCGAACGTGCACCCCCCTGTCTGGGGCGACATGCAGATGGACATCGGTCTTAAGGCTGGCACACTCGATCTTGGCCCGCTGCCCGCCGCCCGTGATGTTGCAGCGCGCCTGACGCTGGTGGATGGCGGCATGGCGCTGGAGGATCTGTCCGGCACGCTGTTTGGCGGCGCTCTGTCCGGGCGCATGTCGCTCGCCAATAACCAGGGCACGGCTTTCCTGCGCAGCAGACTGTCCCTTGCCAATGCCGACTTGGGCAAGATCTGGCCTGACAGCGGCCTGTCCGGTCAAGCCAGGCTGCAAGTGATGGCGGAAGGCAGCGGCAGCAGCGCCCAAGGCCTGCTTGGATCGGTCAACGGTTCCGGCCAGGTCGATCTCTCCGCTTTGACTATCCCGGAACTGGACCTCTCCAGCTTTCCGGCACTCTCGGCGGCTTTTGGAACTGCGACCAGTGAGGTGACGGCGGAGCAGGTCTCCGCAGCTCTGACACCACTACTGGCCCGCGCGCCAGCCCGGCTGGGCGACGTGACCATGCCGTTTACGCTGAGTGACGGTAAAGCCCGGATGCAGGGCGTCAAAGTCCCAGCCAAGGATGCCGCTATCGAGACACAGGCCGTCGTGACGGTTGCCTCCGGTGACGTCGATGCCGATGTCCAGATCGCTTTCGATCCGGCTACGGCGGTCTCTACGCCTGGGGAGGCTGGTGCAGCGCAGACGGGTTCTGGGCAGGCAACGGCGGGAGATGCCGCGCCGACCGTCCACCTGCTGCTGACGGGTCCGCTTGCTGCGCCCAAGCGGCAGTTGGATGTCCGCGAAATGGCAAGCTACCTCTCGCTCCAGGCATTTGAGCGTGAGCGCCGACGGGTGGAAACATTGCAAGCGGCTGTGTTGGAAAAGCAAAGGCTGCGGCGCGAAGTGGCCTATTATACCGCCCTTGCCGCGGAGCGTGCGGCGGCGCAGGCCAAGGCTGCGGCGGCAGCCGATGCCGCGGCACGGGCCGCGGAGGCTGCGGCGAGAGCGGCGGATCGTGGTGCTGGCAATGCTGCGCCATCAACACCGCGCGATGGGCCGAATAACGGTTTTAAACTGGAGTTGCAGGATTTGCCCGGAGTGCAATAA